The region ATTTTTCGTTGATTACAAAACTTGGCATTTAATACCTCCCTTTCTCATTTTTTGGATGGCGGATTTCGGTCCCGCCACCGTTAAACTGTCATTTCGGAATCGGTTCTAATATTCCTGATTCCGCCTTCTACTTGCCCCGGCCCCTCACCTCCTCTCATTTCGGATAGTCGCCGGCGAACTGCCTTCTGTGGACTGTGGACTATAGTTACTCCTTCCTTTCCAAAAACTTTATAATATTGGTCAGGGCATTATTGACAGGGGTTTGAATACCTACTTTTTTACCCCTGGCGGCAATAGCCCCGTTAAGGGCCTCGATTTCCGTTTTTCTGTGATTCATAATATCCTGTAACATGGGGGAGAGATGTTCCGAAGTTCTTTTGCAGATAGAGAAAAGATCCTCATAGGGGTCATCATAGATGAGTTTCTTGCCGTAGGCCTTGGCTACCTCCATACCTTCTTCTATAATAGTGGTTAAAAGGGAAACAGAGGCCATCCGATCCAGGAGTTGACCATTTTTTACCTGAAAGATGGCGGTTAATGAATTTATCCCTGAATAAACAATGGCCTTACTCCAGATATGTCCGATAATATTATCAGAGATTTCAGTCTCAAGCTCTGCTTCTCGAAAAGCTTGAAGTATCTGATGCACCCTTGAGGTCTTTTTTCCGTCAA is a window of bacterium DNA encoding:
- a CDS encoding 2-dehydropantoate 2-reductase; this translates as MKIVVVGSGAIGGLFGERLAKAGHEVWMLDKDKDLVEAIKKHGISITEGEETTCTPVNSTLDPQEIQACDLVLLCVKSFDTEEAVRGISHLIKGDVPLLTLQTGLENLEKAGAIVPIQNILGGITYNGSTLLSPARIRYTARGTTIIGEIDGKKTSRVHQILQAFREAELETEISDNIIGHIWSKAIVYSGINSLTAIFQVKNGQLLDRMASVSLLTTIIEEGMEVAKAYGKKLIYDDPYEDLFSICKRTSEHLSPMLQDIMNHRKTEIEALNGAIAARGKKVGIQTPVNNALTNIIKFLERKE